A single genomic interval of Sinorhizobium garamanticum harbors:
- a CDS encoding ABC transporter permease — protein MGEPNTAAPTSQEFEKVLVNSSTEVASFDTHDKTPLQKLQHFLHSSPAAVPLIVLVLSLIAFGAILGGKFFSAFTMTLILQQVAIVGIVGAAQTLVVLTAGIDLSVGAMMVLSSVVMGQFTFRYGLPPAFSVLCGLGVGALCGFINGTLVARMKLPPFIVTLGMWQIVLASNFLYSANETIRAQDISANASILQFFGQNFRIGNAVFTYGVVAMVLLVALLWYVLNRTAWGRYVYAVGDDPEAAKLAGVNVKGMLVTIYTLSGLICALAGWALIGRIGSVSPTAGQFANIESITAVVIGGISLFGGRGSILGMIFGALIVGVFSLGLRLMGTDPQWTYLLIGLLIIIAVAVDQWIRKVAA, from the coding sequence ATGGGCGAACCAAATACAGCCGCACCGACATCCCAGGAATTCGAAAAAGTCCTGGTCAACAGCTCGACGGAAGTGGCGTCCTTCGACACGCATGACAAGACGCCACTTCAGAAGCTCCAGCATTTCCTTCATTCAAGTCCGGCCGCCGTTCCGCTGATCGTGCTGGTCCTGTCGTTGATCGCCTTCGGCGCCATCCTCGGCGGCAAGTTCTTTTCGGCCTTCACGATGACGCTCATCCTGCAGCAGGTGGCGATCGTCGGCATCGTCGGCGCCGCGCAGACGCTCGTCGTGCTGACGGCCGGCATCGATCTTTCGGTCGGCGCCATGATGGTGCTGTCATCGGTGGTCATGGGGCAGTTCACCTTCCGCTACGGCCTGCCGCCGGCCTTCTCGGTCCTCTGCGGTCTCGGCGTCGGGGCGCTCTGCGGCTTCATTAATGGCACGCTCGTTGCGCGCATGAAGCTGCCGCCCTTCATCGTCACGCTCGGCATGTGGCAGATCGTGCTCGCCTCCAACTTCCTCTATTCCGCCAACGAGACGATCCGGGCCCAGGATATCTCCGCCAATGCGTCGATCCTGCAGTTCTTCGGTCAGAATTTCCGCATCGGCAATGCGGTGTTCACCTATGGCGTCGTTGCCATGGTGCTCCTCGTGGCCCTGCTCTGGTACGTGCTCAACCGCACCGCCTGGGGGCGCTATGTCTACGCGGTCGGCGACGACCCGGAGGCGGCCAAGCTCGCCGGCGTCAATGTGAAGGGCATGCTCGTCACCATCTACACCCTGTCGGGCCTCATCTGCGCGCTTGCCGGCTGGGCCCTGATCGGCCGTATCGGCTCGGTGTCTCCGACAGCAGGCCAGTTCGCGAACATCGAATCGATTACCGCCGTGGTGATCGGCGGCATCTCGCTGTTCGGCGGCCGCGGCTCCATTCTTGGCATGATCTTCGGCGCGCTGATCGTCGGCGTCTTCTCGCTCGGGCTTCGCCTCATGGGCACGGACCCGCAATGGACCTATCTCCTGATCGGCTTGCTGATCATCATCGCCGTCGCAGTCGACCAGTGGATCAGAAAGGTAGCAGCCTGA
- a CDS encoding sugar ABC transporter substrate-binding protein: protein MKKTVLSAAFGALALGVAFASPSQAADISACLITKTDTNPFFVKMKEGATAKAQELGMTLKSYAGKIDGDSESQVAAIETCIADGAKGILLTASDTKGIVPQVQKAREAGLLVIALDTPLEPLDAADATFATDNLLAGKLIGQWAAATLGDAAKDAKVAFLDLTPSQPTVDVLRDQGFMIGFGIDPKDPNKIGDEDDARIVGHDVTNGNEEGGRTAMENLLQKDPTINVVHTINEPAAAGAYEALKAVGREKDVLIVSVDGGCPGVKNVAEGVIGATSQQYPLMMAALGIEAIKKFADTGEKPKPTEGKDFVDTGVSLVTDKPVSGVESIDTKVGTEKCWG from the coding sequence ATGAAGAAAACAGTTCTTTCTGCCGCATTCGGCGCGCTCGCGCTTGGCGTGGCCTTCGCTTCGCCGTCGCAGGCAGCCGATATCTCCGCCTGCCTCATCACCAAGACTGACACCAACCCCTTCTTCGTGAAGATGAAGGAAGGTGCCACCGCCAAGGCCCAGGAACTGGGCATGACGCTGAAATCCTATGCCGGAAAGATCGACGGTGATTCCGAAAGCCAGGTTGCGGCGATCGAAACCTGCATTGCCGATGGCGCCAAGGGCATCCTGCTGACGGCATCCGACACCAAGGGCATCGTGCCGCAGGTGCAGAAGGCACGCGAAGCCGGCTTGCTGGTCATTGCGCTCGACACGCCTCTGGAGCCGCTTGATGCCGCCGACGCCACCTTTGCGACGGACAATTTGCTGGCCGGCAAGCTGATCGGCCAGTGGGCGGCCGCGACGCTCGGTGACGCCGCCAAGGATGCGAAGGTCGCGTTCCTCGACCTGACGCCATCGCAGCCGACCGTCGACGTTCTGCGCGACCAGGGCTTCATGATCGGCTTCGGCATCGATCCGAAGGACCCGAACAAGATCGGTGACGAGGACGACGCGCGTATCGTCGGCCACGACGTCACCAACGGCAACGAAGAAGGCGGTCGTACGGCCATGGAGAACCTTCTCCAGAAGGACCCGACCATCAACGTCGTGCACACCATCAACGAACCGGCCGCCGCCGGTGCCTATGAGGCGCTGAAAGCAGTTGGCCGTGAAAAGGACGTGCTGATCGTTTCCGTCGACGGTGGTTGCCCGGGCGTCAAGAACGTCGCCGAGGGCGTCATCGGTGCGACATCCCAGCAATATCCGCTGATGATGGCCGCGCTCGGCATCGAAGCGATCAAGAAGTTCGCCGACACCGGCGAAAAGCCAAAGCCGACCGAAGGCAAGGACTTCGTCGATACCGGCGTTTCGCTTGTCACCGACAAGCCGGTCTCGGGTGTCGAGTCGATCGACACGAAGGTCGGCACCGAGAAGTGCTGGGGCTGA
- a CDS encoding ROK family transcriptional regulator: MSLTDDSRGGSTQPDVIDPSGGANQTRVRAYNERLVMSLVRRHGSLSKADIARRSGLSAQTVSVIMRALERDGLLIRGAPVRGRVGQPSIPMRLNPDAVYSFGIKIGRRSADLVLMDFVGNIRLHLHQIHTYPLPEDLVTFIVGGIEKLEQQLAPEQRARIAGVGIATPFELWNWAEEVGAPREEMDRWRDTNLQAAVAARIRHPVFLQNDGTSACGAELAFGVGSSYPDFVYFYIGSFIGGGIVLNSALFSGRTGTAGAVGPLPVAGKDGKSTQLLKIASVFVLENLLRERGIDPQPLWYSADDWIDFGEPLEIWIQDTAAALAQAVVSAASIIDFSAAVIDGGFPSWVRARILAATRRALQTLDLQGVTVPDLVEGAVGSHARAIGGASLPLFSRYLLDTNVLFKELS, translated from the coding sequence ATGTCACTGACAGACGATTCCCGCGGGGGATCGACGCAACCGGACGTGATCGACCCGAGCGGCGGAGCGAACCAGACCCGCGTGCGCGCCTATAACGAGCGCCTGGTCATGTCGCTGGTCCGCCGCCACGGCAGCCTGTCGAAAGCGGACATCGCCCGGCGCTCCGGCCTCTCCGCCCAAACCGTCTCGGTCATCATGCGCGCGCTGGAACGCGACGGCCTTTTGATCCGCGGCGCCCCAGTACGCGGCCGCGTCGGTCAGCCCTCGATCCCGATGCGCCTCAATCCGGATGCGGTCTACTCCTTCGGAATCAAGATCGGCCGGCGCAGTGCCGACCTGGTTTTGATGGATTTCGTCGGCAATATCCGGCTGCATCTGCATCAGATCCATACCTACCCGCTCCCCGAGGATCTCGTCACCTTCATCGTCGGCGGCATCGAAAAGCTCGAGCAGCAACTCGCGCCCGAGCAGCGCGCGCGGATCGCCGGCGTCGGTATCGCGACGCCCTTCGAACTCTGGAACTGGGCCGAGGAAGTCGGCGCGCCACGAGAAGAAATGGATCGGTGGCGTGATACCAACCTGCAGGCGGCCGTGGCCGCGCGGATACGACACCCGGTCTTTCTGCAGAACGACGGAACGAGCGCCTGTGGAGCGGAGCTCGCCTTCGGCGTCGGCTCGAGTTACCCCGATTTCGTCTATTTCTACATCGGCTCCTTCATCGGCGGCGGCATCGTCCTAAACTCGGCTCTCTTTTCCGGGCGGACCGGGACCGCAGGAGCTGTCGGCCCGCTGCCGGTCGCCGGCAAGGACGGCAAGTCCACGCAATTGCTGAAGATCGCTTCGGTCTTCGTGCTTGAAAACCTGCTGCGCGAGCGCGGCATCGATCCGCAGCCGCTCTGGTATTCGGCGGACGATTGGATCGACTTCGGCGAACCGCTCGAGATCTGGATCCAGGACACCGCCGCAGCCCTTGCCCAGGCCGTTGTCTCCGCCGCGTCAATCATCGATTTCTCGGCGGCAGTCATCGATGGCGGCTTTCCTTCCTGGGTGCGGGCGCGCATCCTTGCGGCGACGCGTCGGGCCCTGCAAACTCTCGACCTCCAGGGGGTGACGGTTCCGGATCTTGTCGAAGGTGCGGTCGGGAGCCACGCCCGAGCGATCGGCGGCGCGAGCCTTCCGCTATTTTCGCGCTATCTGCTGGACACCAATGTCCTCTTCAAGGAGCTTAGTTAA
- a CDS encoding RbsD/FucU family protein, with the protein MLKGINPLLGPELLSALRAMGHGDEIALVDGNYPGQEHARRLVRLDGHGLIPVLDAILSVLPIDDFVPEAIFRATVKQDKHALDPVHREIIECCGRHEPSQKVVPLLGADFYPRVKAAHTVVQTSEPRLYGNVILRKGVIYP; encoded by the coding sequence ATGTTGAAAGGAATAAACCCGCTGCTCGGTCCGGAGCTTCTTTCGGCGCTGAGGGCAATGGGTCACGGCGACGAGATCGCGCTCGTCGACGGTAATTATCCGGGCCAGGAACACGCGCGTCGTCTTGTCCGCCTCGACGGACACGGCCTCATCCCGGTGCTCGACGCGATCTTAAGCGTCCTGCCAATCGACGATTTTGTGCCTGAGGCGATCTTCCGCGCCACCGTCAAACAGGACAAGCACGCGCTCGACCCTGTGCATCGGGAAATCATCGAATGCTGCGGCAGGCATGAGCCATCACAGAAGGTGGTGCCGCTGCTCGGCGCCGACTTCTATCCCCGCGTGAAGGCCGCCCATACGGTGGTGCAGACCAGCGAACCGCGCCTTTATGGCAACGTCATTCTCCGCAAGGGCGTCATCTACCCCTGA
- a CDS encoding DoxX family protein gives MPQNVIVLIGRILLSIIFIMSGFGKLTDPAATAGMIAGAGWPAATALAYLAGLFELVAGVAVLVGFQTRIASYLLAAFCLVTGLVFHSGAINVPDFPPAANGLLTVFNQIMLMKNITIAGAFLVLAAFGPGALSLDARTGKALATA, from the coding sequence ATGCCTCAGAATGTTATCGTCCTCATCGGGCGCATCCTCCTTTCGATCATCTTTATCATGTCGGGCTTCGGCAAGCTGACCGATCCGGCGGCAACCGCTGGCATGATCGCCGGCGCCGGATGGCCGGCTGCAACGGCACTCGCCTACCTCGCCGGCCTGTTTGAGCTGGTCGCCGGTGTTGCGGTCCTCGTCGGTTTCCAGACGCGCATTGCGTCCTATCTGCTGGCCGCTTTCTGCCTGGTTACCGGTCTCGTCTTCCATAGCGGCGCGATCAACGTTCCGGACTTCCCGCCGGCTGCAAACGGCCTGCTGACCGTCTTCAACCAGATCATGCTGATGAAGAACATCACGATCGCCGGTGCCTTCCTGGTGCTGGCCGCCTTCGGTCCAGGCGCGCTTTCGCTCGATGCCCGCACGGGAAAGGCCCTCGCCACCGCATAA
- a CDS encoding Crp/Fnr family transcriptional regulator — MSEVNRSPAFWRSFPIFEEFDKETLMELAGIATYRRWPAGTVIFQRGDEGNYMVVVVSGRIKLSLFTPQGRELMLRQHEAGALFGEMALLDGQPRSADATAVIASEGYVIGKKAFLDLIIHRPQIAEAVIRFLCAQLRDTTERLETIALYDLNARVARFFLATLKQIHGQELPSSANLRLALSQTDIAAILGASRPKVNRAILSLEECGALKRTDGIICCNVDRLLSVADPEEG; from the coding sequence ATGAGCGAAGTCAACAGGAGCCCGGCCTTCTGGCGATCCTTTCCGATTTTCGAGGAGTTCGACAAGGAGACGCTGATGGAGCTCGCCGGTATCGCCACGTACCGGAGATGGCCGGCAGGCACGGTCATCTTCCAGCGCGGCGACGAAGGCAACTACATGGTTGTCGTGGTTTCAGGCCGCATCAAGCTCTCGCTGTTCACGCCTCAGGGCCGCGAACTGATGCTGCGCCAGCATGAGGCGGGCGCACTCTTCGGTGAAATGGCTCTGCTCGACGGCCAGCCGCGGTCGGCCGATGCGACGGCGGTCATCGCATCCGAAGGCTACGTGATCGGCAAGAAGGCCTTCCTCGATCTCATCATCCACAGGCCGCAGATCGCCGAGGCTGTGATCCGCTTCCTGTGCGCGCAGCTACGCGATACCACAGAGCGGCTGGAAACGATCGCGCTCTACGACCTCAACGCCCGCGTCGCCCGCTTCTTTTTGGCAACGCTCAAACAGATTCACGGCCAGGAGCTTCCTAGCAGCGCCAATCTGCGTCTAGCCTTGAGCCAGACCGACATTGCCGCCATTCTCGGCGCGAGCCGGCCAAAGGTGAATCGCGCCATTCTCTCACTTGAGGAATGCGGTGCGCTGAAGCGCACGGACGGCATCATTTGCTGCAACGTCGATCGCCTCCTGAGTGTCGCCGATCCCGAGGAGGGCTAG
- a CDS encoding CHASE2 domain-containing protein, with translation MRAKHRRHHRVTPLFGGIVASLAAALLLYLYGETVFKTPRELFFDNLTQWVTSPRSPDITVIDIDRKAHEALGSGNWGRAATAALISRLAKARAKVIAIDFVFSSECGADAAGNVALASAIAEAPVVLGFLAADRALEHPRPVPPLALRRPLAVPEPWFIAGAETSCPAFMDRSKAAAAGFLVGDEDARVRRAQAFAILGDDAYPALAIEAGRLAAGSSTPVLGGEPAWLRLDHAFIPLDEAGNLRFVASSEDAIAARTLSAADVMANTADRNRFAGKLVFIGSSMPSLGGLRPSASMPLEPSVQIHADIANAIITGFVPYRYGGLPLLEALFSFAAGTLAAVGATRLRPLATLGLGFLALLFVVAGAGGIYAATGWLVDAVGIGAALIAVLVVTSALQLAHVRRAEAIARQKFSQYLPQSVVARYIDQPNAGRVAGEERVVTALFTDIEGFSTLAHKLGPRELVALLDVYFAEVNALVSRHGGMVDKVVGDAVHALFNAPEDLDDHVNKAIECAVAIHALTEEMRRRPQFSKNSFGRTRIGVETGPAILGEVGAGGKLDYTAHGDAVNLAARLQDANKFLGTAICIGPAAAAQSVAPLRALGLHDIRGFGPMELFTVAEPPSPAA, from the coding sequence TTGCGTGCGAAGCACCGCCGCCACCATCGCGTCACCCCGCTCTTCGGCGGGATCGTCGCAAGCCTGGCGGCGGCGCTGCTTCTCTATCTCTACGGCGAAACCGTCTTCAAAACGCCGCGCGAACTTTTCTTCGACAACCTCACGCAATGGGTGACCTCGCCCCGGTCACCGGACATCACCGTTATCGACATCGATCGCAAGGCGCATGAGGCGCTGGGCTCCGGAAACTGGGGCCGGGCGGCGACGGCAGCGCTGATATCGCGGCTGGCCAAGGCGCGAGCGAAGGTGATTGCGATCGATTTCGTTTTCAGCTCCGAATGCGGGGCCGACGCCGCCGGCAATGTCGCGCTTGCTTCCGCGATCGCGGAGGCACCTGTCGTTCTGGGCTTTCTCGCCGCTGACCGTGCGCTGGAGCATCCGCGTCCGGTTCCACCGCTCGCCCTGCGACGCCCGCTTGCGGTACCGGAGCCGTGGTTCATTGCCGGGGCGGAAACATCCTGCCCGGCGTTCATGGACCGGTCCAAGGCGGCGGCGGCCGGCTTTCTCGTCGGCGACGAGGATGCACGCGTGCGGCGGGCGCAGGCTTTCGCGATCCTCGGCGACGACGCCTACCCCGCACTCGCGATCGAAGCGGGACGGCTCGCGGCCGGGAGCAGCACGCCGGTGCTCGGCGGCGAGCCTGCCTGGCTCAGACTCGACCATGCCTTCATCCCCCTCGACGAGGCGGGAAACTTGCGCTTCGTGGCAAGCTCGGAAGATGCAATTGCTGCACGCACGCTCTCGGCTGCCGACGTCATGGCAAACACGGCCGATCGGAACCGCTTTGCGGGCAAACTGGTCTTCATCGGTAGCAGCATGCCGAGCCTCGGCGGGCTGAGGCCCAGCGCCTCGATGCCGCTTGAGCCCTCGGTGCAGATCCACGCCGACATCGCCAACGCAATCATCACCGGCTTCGTTCCCTATCGGTATGGCGGGCTGCCGCTCCTGGAAGCCTTGTTCAGCTTCGCCGCCGGCACGCTTGCAGCCGTTGGCGCGACGCGGCTTCGGCCGCTCGCAACGCTGGGCCTCGGCTTCCTCGCGCTGCTCTTCGTCGTCGCCGGCGCCGGCGGGATTTATGCCGCGACGGGCTGGCTCGTCGATGCCGTCGGCATCGGTGCGGCGCTCATTGCTGTGCTCGTGGTTACGAGTGCGCTGCAACTCGCCCACGTGCGCCGCGCCGAAGCGATCGCCCGGCAGAAATTTTCGCAATACCTGCCGCAGTCCGTGGTCGCGCGCTACATCGACCAGCCGAATGCCGGCCGCGTGGCCGGCGAGGAACGCGTGGTCACCGCCCTCTTCACCGATATCGAGGGATTCTCGACGCTCGCCCACAAGCTCGGTCCTCGCGAGCTCGTGGCCCTCCTCGACGTCTATTTCGCGGAGGTGAACGCGCTGGTCTCCCGCCACGGCGGCATGGTCGACAAGGTGGTCGGCGATGCCGTGCATGCGCTCTTCAACGCACCGGAAGACCTCGACGATCACGTCAACAAGGCGATCGAATGCGCCGTGGCGATCCACGCCTTGACCGAAGAAATGCGGCGGCGGCCGCAGTTTTCAAAAAACAGTTTCGGCCGGACGCGGATCGGCGTCGAAACAGGGCCGGCCATACTCGGCGAGGTAGGCGCGGGCGGCAAGCTCGACTACACCGCTCATGGCGACGCAGTGAACCTCGCGGCGCGGCTTCAGGACGCGAACAAATTCCTCGGAACGGCAATCTGCATCGGGCCGGCGGCAGCGGCGCAGTCGGTCGCGCCTCTTCGGGCGCTGGGACTCCATGACATCCGCGGTTTCGGGCCGATGGAGCTTTTCACCGTCGCGGAGCCGCCATCACCGGCGGCGTGA
- a CDS encoding FecR family protein, with protein MRQIYVKRRSFVGGLMLAAVAGPSAHAAPISVVGKAEKIRGNVRRRQGEDEARLAVGGDVLDNDYVSTSTNSFADLALNETRILLGPQTELLIDSFIAGQGGTLELGLGRMVFDRPEGLSKVDVAVRTAFGMIGVRGTKFFCGPSRAAFAVFVERGAVSVQGGGVTRTVAAGQGVDFDRPGAAPSEPTNWGQARIREAYASVGLL; from the coding sequence ATGCGGCAGATTTATGTGAAAAGGCGGAGCTTTGTCGGCGGCCTGATGCTGGCGGCGGTCGCCGGCCCGTCGGCGCACGCGGCGCCCATTTCCGTGGTCGGCAAGGCGGAAAAGATACGCGGCAATGTTCGCCGTCGGCAGGGAGAGGACGAGGCGCGGCTTGCCGTTGGTGGTGACGTTCTCGACAACGATTATGTGTCGACGAGCACCAACAGCTTTGCCGATCTGGCGCTCAACGAAACGCGCATCCTGCTCGGCCCTCAAACGGAACTCTTGATCGACAGCTTCATCGCCGGTCAGGGCGGCACGCTCGAGCTCGGTCTCGGCCGGATGGTGTTCGACCGGCCGGAAGGGCTTTCGAAGGTGGACGTGGCGGTGCGCACGGCTTTCGGGATGATCGGCGTGCGCGGTACGAAGTTCTTCTGCGGCCCGAGCCGGGCGGCCTTCGCCGTTTTCGTGGAGCGTGGAGCGGTCTCGGTCCAGGGCGGCGGTGTGACGCGCACGGTTGCGGCCGGCCAGGGCGTCGACTTCGACCGGCCCGGCGCGGCACCATCGGAGCCGACAAACTGGGGGCAGGCCCGTATCCGGGAAGCCTATGCGAGCGTCGGCTTACTGTAA